The following proteins are co-located in the Xiphophorus maculatus strain JP 163 A chromosome 24, X_maculatus-5.0-male, whole genome shotgun sequence genome:
- the slitrk1 gene encoding SLIT and NTRK-like protein 1: MLLWIILLNAALCVASGNVTREVCKEKICSCSEVEGDLHVDCEKRHFNTLRHLTGPSSHFYHLLLHGNSLSRLFPNEFANFYNAVSLHLENNGLHDIVPGAFLGLQLVKRLHISNNKMRSFKKSTFLGLDDLEYLQADFNLLRDIDPAVFRDLNKLEVLILNDNLISALPINVFQHVPITHLDLRGNRIKTLPYEGILEQIPGIAEVLLEDNPWDCNCELLSLKEWLENIPRNALIGRVVCEAPTRLQGNDLNETSEAELCPSQSGGGDSSLAAPPTQEETSRPTPYKPSRNGSGGPPTPGANGSKSHSKSRENWQLKTRPTPVMAGADVNGDGGGEQLRNVTCPQPCSCKLVGSRQGLGVNCEGKKIESLAGLKPKPLAAHELNMRDNNIHAVKRNQLLGYSSLNLLDLGGNNIKVVDNGTFQNQSELRWLYMDKNYLDTLMAEMFVGLVNLEYLSLEYNDIQLIVAGAFSPMPNLRVLFLNNNLLKSLPVDAFLGISLSKISLHNNYFPYLPVTGVLDQLNSIIQIDLHGNPWDCSCNIVPFKQWTERLGADVIVSDLKCESPEEFWKRDFRYVRNDLMCPKVGDGDAPAPVSKNGSYTQDSGGTRSNSYLEPNRMSISVLVPGLLLVFVTSAFTVVGMLVFILRNRKRSKRRDGNSSASEINSLQTVCDSSYWHSGQYHADGGTHRGFDCSTHLSSVDDA, from the coding sequence atgctgcTCTGGATCATCCTGCTGAATGCGGCTCTCTGCGTTGCCAGCGGAAATGTCACCAGGGAGGTTTGCAAGGAGAAGATCTGCTCCTGCAGCGAGGTGGAGGGTGACCTGCACGTCGACTGCGAGAAACGGCACTTCAACACGCTGCGGCACCTGACCGGCCCCAGCTCTCACTTCTACCACCTGCTGCTGCACGGCAACTCTCTGTCCAGGCTCTTCCCCAATGAGTTCGCCAACTTCTACAATGCTGTGAGCCTGCACCTGGAGAACAACGGCCTGCATGACATCGTGCCCGGCGCCTTCCTGGGGCTGCAGTTGGTCAAGAGGCTCCACATCAGCAACAACAAGATGCGGTCTTTCAAGAAAAGCACCTTCCTGGGCTTGGACGACTTGGAATACCTCCAGGCAGACTTTAATTTGCTGAGGGACATTGACCCGGCTGTTTTCAGGGACCTAAACAAACTGGAGGTGTTGATACTAAATGACAACCTCATCAGTGCTCTACCTATAAACGTGTTCCAGCACGTGCCCATCACACATCTTGATCTGAGGGGGAATCGGATCAAGACGTTGCCTTATGAGGGGATTCTGGAGCAAATACCCGGTATCGCAGAAGTGCTGCTAGAGGACAACCCGTGGGACTGTAACTGTGAGCTACTGTCCCTGAAGGAGTGGCTGGAGAACATACCACGCAACGCCCTCATTGGGAGGGTGGTTTGTGAGGCCCCAACCAGGTTGCAGGGCAATGACCTGAACGAGACCTCAGAGGCAGAGCTGTGTCCATCGCAGAGTGGGGGTGGAGATAGCAGCCTGGCAGCTCCTCCCACTCAGGAGGAAACCTCTCGCCCCACGCCTTATAAGCCCAGCAGGAATGGTAGTGGAGGGCCCCCAACGCCTGGAGCAAATGGCTCTAAGAGCCACTCCAAGTCCCGCGAGAACTGGCAGCTAAAAACAAGGCCCACTCCAGTGATGGCTGGGGCAGATGTGAATGGGGACGGCGGCGGAGAGCAGCTGCGCAACGTGACGTGCCCACAGCCATGCAGCTGCAAGCTGGTGGGCTCCAGACAGGGGCTGGGAGTCAACTGCGAGGGCAAAAAGATCGAGAGCCTGGCCGGCCTCAAGCCGAAGCCCCTGGCCGCCCATGAGCTGAACATGAGAGACAACAACATCCATGCTGTGAAGAGGAACCAGCTGCTTGGCTATTCCAGCCTCAACCTGCTGGATCTTGGCGGGAACAACATCAAGGTTGTTGACAATGGCacgttccagaaccagagcgaGCTCCGGTGGCTGTACATGGATAAGAACTACCTGGATACGCTGATGGCAGAGATGTTTGTGGGCCTCGTGAATCTGGAATATCTCAGTTTGGAATACAACGACATCCAGCTGATAGTGGCGGGTGCATTCAGTCCCATGCCAAACCTGAGGGTTCTGTTCCTGAACAACAACCTGCTGAAGTCTCTCCCTGTGGATGCTTTCCTTGGGATTTCTTTGTCAAAAATCAGCCTCCATAATAATTATTTCCCCTACCTCCCCGTGACTGGTGTGTTGGACCAGCTCAACTCCATCATCCAGATCGACCTGCATGGGAACCCGTGGGATTGCTCGTGCAACATTGTGCCCTTCAAGCAGTGGACCGAGAGGCTCGGGGCCGACGTGATTGTGAGCGATCTCAAGTGCGAGTCTCCAGAGGAGTTCTGGAAACGGGACTTCCGCTATGTGCGAAATGACCTAATGTGCCCCAAGGTGGGTGACGGAGACGCACCCGCTCCAGTGTCCAAGAATGGAAGCTACACCCAGGACTCTGGTGGCACGCGCTCAAACTCGTACTTGGAGCCCAACCGGATGTCCATTTCGGTGCTTGTGCCCGGGCTGCTGCTCGTGTTTGTCACATCCGCCTTCACGGTGGTGGGGATGCTCGTGTTCATCCTGCGGAACCGGAAGCGGTCAAAGCGGCGGGACGGCAACTCATCCGCGTCGGAGATCAACTCCTTACAGACGGTGTGCGACTCGTCCTACTGGCACAGTGGGCAGTATCACGCGGATGGAGGCACCCACCGGGGTTTCGACTGCAGCACGCACCTCTCATCTGTGGATGATGCATAA